GAGAGGAAACATTTAAATTGCTATAGATTTAAATCCCTGATGTCGCTCCATAAATAGAGAAAACTGTACTCACCCGTTAGAAGTTCACCCACCGGGCCTGCGCTCAGCAAAGTCATTAACAACACTGCTCAAGTCCAAATCACAGGCTCTACTGTTCCATATATAGGAGTATAGCCAATCAAGCTAACTTTAGCCTCTGGTTGCATATCAACACTGCTAGCATTCAATGAACTTGAGGCATAGTGAGTAAAAACTTGTATAATTCCATCAGTTCAGCAGTAAACTCATCCTGTTCTCCTCTAGCCTTCTTCGCCAGAGTCCCGCTTTTTTTGTTTGGGCTTGCTAAACATTATGCTGCTAACTTATAGCTACTGCTAACTTATAGCTACTGCTAACGTCAAGTCACGCTAGTTATCTTGAATGACAGGGAGCAAGCTCAAGCTCAAGTTCGTATATTTTGGGAGGAAAGTATTTAAGTGATGGGTAGAAATAATatctatttttaataaaacatgcagtaTTGGAACATTTCAATAAGGGCAATGAAAATATAAAGGACTATGACTCAAAACCATAAGTGTGATAGGCCCCTGACAGCTCGGCCCCACTGGTTCCTCAGGTATATGacaccctggctgtctgaatctgtttttaagAGACTGTCATTGGACCTCGAGGTACGAGCAAAAATGGATGGATTCAAAGCAGACACTTCACCTTCGTGTCCACCTGCTGTAATTCACTTTCTCTACATTGTAATTTCAAAACTTAAAGGACACCCAGCTCTCTCCTCGACTGTCCGTCTATCACAGACAGCCCCAGTGTCACAATCTGAATCTCCATCTCCTTCTATGTTATCAATTTATccatctgtctttattttcctctctgctaTTTCTGTGTATCTACTTTCCACATCTTCCTGGTGGTCAGCAGCAATCATAATTTCTAGATGTCATTTGGACATTAGCTCATGAGGCCAGACAGGATGCTGTAAGAAGGGAAGGAGGGTGGGGTGGCTGGTGTGTGATGGAAAAGGGAGGTCATTGGGAGGGGCACGGGCAGAGAAATACAGTAGAGTCGTCTTTGTGGCCTCTTAAAGACTCCCAAGATTTGATTACAGTTACAGCCCAGAAACAGAGAAGATAGATGCAGACGGATTCAGATAAAACGCAGGCTCACTCTGCTTCTCCTTCACGGACACAATCGCAGGAGAaggatacagaaaaaaaaaaagaaaaaagaagataaagagCGAGGCAGCTGAGTGTCACAAGCTTGATAAAGAAAACTGGGAGAGGCCCGATGACTCCAGCAGTGCCTGAGGAAAACCTGATTTGCTGAAATGTCAGAGTGCGATATCTGAGAAGAGCCATTTTCACCTCTCACAAAGCTAAATTTAATCTGTGTGATTACCAGGCCCATCTGTAATCTGTACACCACCTCAGAAAGGACCCTGAAGCCATGTTTCCTCTGCCCTCTATTGGACAGAAGCAGAACTGCAGGACCGAGATAGTATTGTGTGTGatcgtgtatgtgtgtttgtgtgtgttgggtgggtTTTATGACAGCAAGTCTTAGGGCTGCAGTGACGTGTTTCTGTACAGTTACTGTTGGGAATTGTTCACCTCTATTCGGAGGACGCTAAAGacaatgtgttgttgttttttggtcCGACCGTGTTTGAGccactgacagaaaaaataacTGCTGCGTTTTGAGATGATGTCGCAAACTGACATCCACTCGCTAGCCACTTACTGCTTGGTTTGACAGACGTGCAGAGTTTATATAATGGAGGACAGGAGTGGGTGATATGGATAAAAATCTTCTTTGAGGGTATATGaaatcatacagtatatcacaggAGTGGTATATACTGTTTATTGATACAGTACAGTTCAACTGCAAAAGAGTTTAgataaaataatcagatttcAACGTCTCTTTTTTGTTCATCCAGTGACACAATTACTGAATAAATACAGTTACTCAACTGCATTGATGCAGCAATCCTGTAAGTCCAATAACACCAGCACAGTAACTTGATTTCACATTGGCCAAATACAACCAAAGATACTtatgaaaagatcaaaatagtataataaaatggtaataatataaaaacagcaatatAGCACACTGGCTCCCATATAGGGTTGTATTTTGTTGGACAAATTATTTCAGTACCTGTACCCCCAGAGTGCAGGATGAGTCGAACAAATTGTCAAATATGGATAAGACATGTCTCCGCAGACTTCAGTCCAATCCAAGTATCTAATAATAAATCCAAGCTCTCAGTCAGTAAGCCTGTGTTTGTAGGGAATAGGGAATTCCAGGGCTTATAACAACATCAAATACAGCACATGTGCTTTTTCATGTAGTTTGCAATTGGATTTTCCAAGGTCCAAAATACGTCCAAAAGTCTGCAAATACAACACATCACCAAAACAGGATAATTCAGTACACAATGGGAAAGGGAAATCAATGTCAGAAGTAATAAAAAGGGAAGGAAATATTTCACAAACAGTGGGGAAGCAATGGGAAAGTGGAGTTTCTACAATCCtcaattttacagtaaaatccACATCAAACAAGCAAGCTGGCCGCCCAGCTAGTGTGTCCCCAGAGGGTCCTGCACCCAGCCAGCGAGCTAGCAGCCGGGGGAGGCGGGTCCTGGGTTGCACCATGTATCTATGAACATACACAgctagccccccccccccctttcctcctTTACCACTCTCCTTCATCCCGTCCGCCTGTCTGGATTCTGGTGTCAGCCCGGTGAGCCATGTTTCTGCTACACTCCCTGTAATCCCTCTAATGTTGGGTTAGTGTTGCCAGCTCGTCCTGATCCCTGGTGTAGCTCAACGCAAGCTGCTGAGGAGTAGCGAGAAAGCCACAAGTTTGACATAAAGGGAACACAATAGTTGCAGAAAAAGACGGGGAAAACAAAGGAAGGAATGAGGAGAAGGGGTTGAAAAACATTCTGCCCATTCGTCTTAATGGGAAAAAAATTtatgaaatatcaaaaaacggAATACATCCGATAACAGGGTTTTATCCATGACCCTATTCGACTGGATTTACTAATATGTGCAGATAGGTGTAGCTGTGTTTAACAGGGACTGGATCCAGGTGACAAATCAATGGTTTAATCACCATAGTTGTCATTTTTACTCTGGCCACTAAACTAGATTCATCACAGTTCGATGAAGTAATGGCACAAAGTCAGGCAGTAGCTCACTTCTAACTGCTGTACTAACACAGAGAAGTGTCTGATTGATTATCTAGCTATCTATCTAATATGGATATTTATATAACCAGACTTTAAATCTGTAAACTACAAAATGAACAGTGTTAAAATCAGTTCTGACTCAGATGTTGAGTCTGAATGTTCGAAGGGGCAGGAGGAGGCTGTAGCAAAGTGACAGTGTGGACAGCAGTTGTTTCATCTACTTCTCCTGGACGTCAGTGGTCAAACCGTCCATCGATAATAGATGGTCGTGTAAGAACGGCTGCCAGGGGCCTGATGCATGATGTTGCTTACACATCTTGTAAAAGAAGATCTCTGCTCATTATCATCCATCTCACTtactccctctctttgtctcttaagccccccccccccccagtacacacacacacacacactactgtaaTAGACTGAGGCACAGGACAGTTTTTCTAATTGGTGTGTATTGATGAGACTGCCGCTGGCGTTGCCACAAATACAATTCATTAATGTTACCCCCTGCCTGGCACTGTaagacaaactgacagacacacaagcacagcgACAGGTTCAAGAGTCAACTGTATGAACACGAAGTTGCCATGGGAACTGCTGATATTAAATGAATGAGAtatgatgtctgtgtgtgtgtgtgtgtgtgtgtgtgtgtgtgtgtgtgtgtgtgtgtgtgtgtgtgtgtgagagtaggACAATCAATAAATGGACATGCTTTCAGATTATGAATCCCAATCCCTCTTTATGCCTTTTGTCTTCCTCCATCCATCAGCACCCTCCATCCACCAGCACCCTCCATCCACTGTCACCTCGCtcctctctcacgcacacattTCTCACCTGACCTTGTCAATCACGCCAAAGTTACAAGGTGAATGGGCAGCGTAGTGTCTCAAGAGTTTTATTAGAACGCCACAGAAGGAAGCACaaccagaaacacagaaacacagtgaccCCACGATCACAACATACAAATAGGTACCAGAACAACGGCAGTTCAAATTCATCCCATtacgataaaaaaaaaggtatatcaagaaaaacacttccagataataaaatgtaaataaagaatctaaaatcttttttttttcactattttctcacatttataGATTCATTTGATTTTTAGATCTTTAAGATTTTAGACTAAAAGATTATTTGTAGAAATAATCACCAGATGAATcgataattaattaattatttgtgtTTCAGAACTAATGGTACTAGTTAAGTTTACAGTGAGAAGTTAATAACGGCTGCGTAAGCGAAGGGACGTTATTTAGCCATATGAGCTAACGTTACCGGCGTTATGTTTTGTCATTTGAGGTATAtggtgttatttttgtgaaatgtcatCTTAAATCTTCCCCAGGTAACATCATTAccaaaaagcattttatctGGTTTCCGGTCAGTCACGTCGACCATATTAGTTGCGTGAGCTGTGTAACAGTTACACCTGGCAGTTTCTGGGTGTAAATAGTTTGTGACATAAGAACTAGTTTGTTTGGTGCAACTCATTTTAATTAAGAGATGTCTATATCTTCACTTAGTAATCACAATAACTATGCTAAGTTTAAATTTACGAAGAGTTCATACAACCATTTTCTGTAggacagacagaagacaaaatgaaaatcaagacTTCAAAAAGCAGAATTAGAAAAGTTAGTCAATTAAACGTGGAAAATAAACTATATTTCAGATGATAAATCGCTGTCATTTTCTCACTAACTTGTTAAATCTGGTTTGTAAAATACCCCCAATATTCCAGATCAACAACAAATACTACAAGAAGCTGATGTGTGAGTGCACCTCTGCAGTACCGTTAAATaccagagacagaaagacaaatggAGAGAGTGCATCTTGTAGTTTGAGTGCTTGTAATTCTGTGAGTTCATTTGCCTCGGGCTGAACTGCAGCAGAATGAATATAAATGTCTGACACAAGAATAAGATTGAAACAAAGTGGAACAGAAACCAAGACGGGACTGagaccacacaaacaaacacgcacacgAAATACAAAACATACCCCACCCACAAGTTTTTAAAGACATACCAGCAGGTTGATGTCATTGAATTGCTTTGTGAGTACATAATTAAAACACAGGTTTTCACAATTATttcaagaaaaacaaggaaaactaaaaagttttcaaaaaatatatggattgatttttttgtattgtttgttgcttttttttgctCATATTTATCTTCAAACATGAATTAAAATCTTTTGCTTGGGATGCTGGGAAATCATTGACAAGGCTGCTAATGAATATATGCAGATGTTGACCTGATATATTTCTGCTTCCCAGAGTTACTGCAACATCGGAAAAAATGTTCCTGTTCAAAAATACGACGTTCCAGTCACTGGTACCTTTAatgtataaattatttattcCCATAAGAAAGGCTCCATCTTTAACTAGTCacacttacagtatatatactgtatgtctgttaTTGTTGCACGTCTGTACAAAAACAGCCTTTTTCTAATATATAATTCATAAACTATGGCTTCAGTCATAATTTATGCAGTAACAGCAACATATGCAGTAAATGTAtctgtaaaaaacaacattgcaACTTTGTTGTAGTAgtaataatatactgtacaatatcCAATTAAAAGTGGTCTTCAGTCGCTAACATGTCTATGAGTTAACaactcttcttcatcttttcattgCTCCCACATCATGTAAACTATGTTGGCTCCAGCACGATCTGCCTTTTCAACAGGTGTCCTGCTGACAGCTCTGGCCATGTTCACGGTGaagctgaggtcaaaggtcaccacACCCGACAGGACTTTGCCCCCCGGTTCATAACCGACGACTCAGGACAGCTGAACACTTTCCGAAACTCTTCATAGTTACTCATTGCTCCGACAACTCTGCAGGGCAACAACCACGGCAAAGGTCAAGGTTGTaagaactctgtgtgtgtgtgtgtgcattcatcagtgtgtgtgactgagtgtgtaCTTACCTGTATTTTGGTGGACTGTGGGCTCCACTCTGGATCTGGTCCCTGGCTGCTTCTGGTCTGTATGAGTTACATCTCACctgcagagcacaaacacatatgAAGCACACTGGGCCTAAGATACTGTAGCAGCACGTCATCAGTGAAAATCCCTCAAATGGGTCATAAACACTAGAGCTTGCTGGTTGGTGGTCGTCGGTGAGGGACCATCAGTGGGACgagaatagaaaacaaacataattaGCAGACTGAGCAGATAAATAGAAAAACTGCCTAATTAAGGAAAAATGTGCTGCAGCGCTGCTCAAATTATCAGTCTGAAATAATTTGCAGCCCCCTCTAATTAACAGTTCAAGATCCAAATGGAGCGCCTTATTAGCTAGGTAATAGCCCCTAACTTTACCCATATTTCAACCTCCATCCATCACCTTAACCAAATCTAAAAAGggatatttgtatgtttgttctGCCGCCCGATTTCCTGCCGGAAGCAGGAAGCGGTGgttgtcgcttgacaagaacCGTCgctgcatttacaagacaagaggttataatacgtcctctgagcagtgctacgtcttcagggcagattggaggctgcagttatTGGatagggctagctggttagcgtgctacCTTCACtggaagaaaagatgtgataaaGACAAGAGgtaacattggcgttgctttccacctctggagacagctgttggcgaataaaggaatgaagtttgatgctgaactagcaatgtttcttctaaacTAAtaagttaacagctgttaatgctaacgtcgTAGCATtaggaaaacttacaaatagcccctttaaaggCCGATACCTCAACATTCAccctttctttttaattcatttattttctattaatgAAACTTTAACCCACGTTACCTGCTCATGAGAAACGCCAGTATGTTCAGAAATGACAACAGAGGTACCCAGAAATGCTCTTATAGTCAGAAGCATGGCTCTGACCGCACAGCtaaaacagtttgtgtgttcttACATGTGCGTAGCTCAGGAAGAACAGTTGGTTGTTATTCAGTCCGACTCCAGGAAGCAGAGGCTCCTCCACACCACCTCTGCTCTCGTCAACCCACCGTCTGTATGCCTACgcacaaaacacagatttctcACCTGgacttctgtctttttttccacagatgACATTTTGAGTGGTGAAATATGGATGCAGCTAATAGACAAATGTCAAAGATCTAAAGagtgtgaagagagagagagtgagagagagagagagatagtgtaAGAAAATAGACCCTACCCTGAACGCTTCTCTTATTCCTCCATTGTCTGCTATGTTTTCTGCTAAAGTCCTCTTACCCCGCACCTACAGaacaaaacatccacaaagCACAAACTCCTTCACCAGATATGTACAAAAGTTAGTTAATGAATGCATGATTCAGGGGGttattatttcaatttcattcTACTGTCGCAGTTGTAGAATCAAACCCCTTGTTTCTTACATTCAGGCCTGCCTCCTCCCAGTGGTAGCCATTATACTGCTCTATCATACACTGGGTCTTCTCATTGAAGGCTGTGACGGACGAGTTGCTCCACCACTGGTCAAGGTTTCCGTTTTTGTCATACTTGCGACCTGTTCAGAAAAAGCAGCTCACAAATAAAATCCCCGAATCTAGTGGAGAGAAATATCTGTTCCACTTTCTGATAAGGCaccatttatatttatattataggTTGAAATGAATGGCTTTGCTAATGGTTAATCAATCATTTAACACGCTTCATCGATCagttataaatgaaatgattattcGATTAGTCGACGGACAGAAAAATAACCATTTCGATTGATTCAggcatttttcaagcaaaaactgAAGGAAAGAAGCCAAATAGttctataataataatccaaaaaGTATAAAAGTTTAATAAGCTGTTTATAAATAGACTTTGGTCCAGGCGTCCTGAGAACACTCTAATGGAGGAGTCTCCCTAATCAATTAAAGAGCTAGCTAAAACGACTACTCATGCTGGAAGAAGAGTTTatacaacctggcaacccaaacgTTGCTCTTATTAATGACTTATAACTCATCTATAAAGCACTGGTGAATGACTTTTCTTAAACCGTTAGTAAAGGTGTTAATTATTGATCTTATGAGCCTTTTATCAGAAGGTGTTACCAAATCATCTTCtgttatttcaaatgttttctgaggtcGTTATTAGCGACCAATATTTACCGTTATTGTCAAAGCCGTGTGTTAACTCATGTCCCACTATCACCCCGATGGCACCATAACTTAAAGctctgaaaacagacacaaagttAAAGATTATTCATCATATATTTTCACATCCTGAAAACTGCATTATCTTtcataataaactgaaatgttgaGAACAACATCATCTATAGAAATATTTCATGTAGAGCACTGATCTAAAACTGACTTGACATTAAACTTATTATTGGAGAAACTGTAATTCCATGACCTGTGGAGACTGAGGTACCGCTGCAGTTCTTCTATGTGATTTTCTATTAGGAGGTCAATGTCAGAAAAATCCTGTACTTATTTCAGAGCTCCTGGCTGCACGAGCTGGCGTCTCTTTGGTCTGTTAACAGAGCgtgtcacattttctttcatctcaCCTTGGGTACTCTCTTCCCCAGAAGAAAGGTTTTTGAAGCTCTCCAGCAGGAAATCCTAAACGACAAGATGAaagtagttttttgtttgtgtgtctgtagctcTTTCCAGACCTGATTCATTCACTGGAGCATGCTGAGTAATTTCCGTCATCTTTCAGCCTTTAATTTGTTATTAAAAAGGGCGGTTTTTGGAGAAGAAGCAAATACTATAAAACTGATTCAAATTGCTTAGTTTATAAAGAGTGTCCGCCTGTTATATTAGTTTGCTTTTAAAGCAAATTCCCAATTATTTCAGTGGCAGTACTGAAATAATTTGGAATTTGCAGAATCCCTAAAAATGTTATCTGTCTAGACAGAACATCAGAATAATTAAGTTAAAGTGATGTCAAGTGTTGGTGTCTCAGTAATGAATCATACACTGTCTTACTGATTTGATTCGTGGAAGAACTGTAGAAGGCGTTCACAGTTGTTGGGTTTGTAAaccacctgaaacacaaacacacgcgcacacacacgcacacacacgcacacgcacacacacacacgcacacacacaaagacattatCGCAGGtcaatgaggaaataaaaaataaaaaataaaatcactagAGTTGACACAAAGTGGGTTTCCATCCAAATTCTATCCAAATTTTGAGAAgatcagcaaaagaaaatagtttctgttgcttttccttttttcttttttaaatgttcaaattgAAATTGTGCATAAAAGCAGCTGGATGGAAACCCACCTACAGACGAGCCCCGCTACTCACTCCGTACGTGGCACGCTCTTTCGAAGCCAAGCGATATCAATCTGAGCGATCATCTTCAGCGTCTGCATCACGTTACCGTAGTAATCCGTCTCATCGAACTTTagctaaaacacacagacaacaactaCAAACTGTTAAGTCTTGCATTTTTCAAACTTGCATGTAGGAAAAGAAAtgatattttattatgttgCGCAGttggtttcagtttcagtgccAAACAAACCTCCTTCAGATCCTCGTTGAGGTAGGTGTCATTCAGAATAAACTCGGGGTAGCCAACCTTTGCCAGGACTGCATGAGCCTTGAGAAAGAGAGCAACAGCAGAGTGAATGTTAAGGACTGTTTGAACAGACTTTTACATAAACAGAATGATCAGACATTTATTCAGAGTAACTGACAGTGAGCGCAAAGACAGAATAAGATTCAATTCTATTAAACCACAGTGCCTCAAGAATAAATGTTCCTGAATCGTTACAAATGGCTTTTGAGGATATTAAACTGTTAAGCAGATTCAGACAATAAAAGACACTGATGTGGGAGTTTTATTAGGGTGTTGTTGAACTGTGCAAGTTTAACATGTAACAAAAACTCAAGGTGCACTTGATTTGTCATTGTTACAAAATTGGTGCATGATGAGTAGTTTGGTTCAAGGAGAAAAGTACTCCATTAAAATGAACAGAACACTTTACCCAATGGTGCTTGTGGACGGCACAGTGCTATTAAAATAGATGTGGGCGCTTAAATAATTTTCAGTCTACgaaaacatcagaaaaccttttgccttttttttgttttgttttatccaaAAGCCaataatattcaatttactttacttttcattttattcttacTAAAAGCTCTCTAAACAGAGTCATCAGACTATCCATCTCCCACAATCCAGATAAGAGGAGAGTTACGCCCTCCACTTTTTCTTTGCATTACTTCAAGTAAATAATcatgaattgttatttttatttccagttaaAAGTCTCCTAAAAAAAGATGCAAGAATTGAGCAACAAACAAGCAAAGCACAGGGCTGTGACGTAGTTggttaaaatacagaaatgtatgtAACTGTTATCCctatttgtatttctttctcatctatatatatgtataagtatatacatgtacatataaagCCAAAGTTTGCAACTACCTGGTGAAGACAGgttaacatacagtatagctGCAGCCAGGTATTTCCCTTGGTGGAACACCAAATCAAAGCTGCCCCcaagtggtaaaaaaaatataaatgctaAGTtgaaaggtttttcttttcttttttttactggtgaatttttttaatcatgttttagAGTTGAGATGAAGCGAGGACTGTCTCTTGAAGGAAGTTGGTTTTGTAAAGGAGGAAAGACGATGTACTATAAAGAAACATGGTAACAGGCCGATGACTGTCCGCCTCTCTTGCCTTATCTATGGCTCTGTTCTTCGTTGGTTGATCCATCCACTCATTCTCTTTCTGCAGAATGTCGATGAACGCCCAGCGAATGCCTTTGATCAGCTCCTCCATCTGAGACACACAGTCACGCACAATTTAATGTATGATACAGGAGAGATTATGTATGTTAGGGTTGGGTTAAGGGTTGCTCTGTTAAGGTAAGAGTAAAGAATGCATTATGTCAGCTagggtcctcacaaagatagaagtacaaatatgtgtgtgtgtgtgtgtgtgtatgtgtgggtgtgtgtgctcaAGTGTCATtgccacataaacacacacacacacacacgtcccgCACTGATGCAGAtgacaaaacattaaataacaTCATCTCCtggtgacacacagacaaaataaagcccacacacacatctattaCACAACTAAACATATACTCACATTTAACACTTGACCCAAGATTTAAGATATGATGTCATGtcgggaacacacacacacacacacacacacacacacacacacacacacacacacacacacacacacacacacaccacacacacacacacacacacacacacacacacacacaacatacacgCACCATGTGTTTCTTGTCCTCCTGGAAGTGTGTGTTGACAAAAAGGCGCCCGGCGGCATAAACAAGCGAGTTCTCGACGTAGTTCACACACTTGTCCCAGCGCGGGGTCAGAGACGTGGTTCCCGTGGTGACCTGCAGGGGGAGCAAGAGATGCAAGGTCAATTTCCAACTTCAATCAGTCAAGCGCAGTTTCTCAACTTTAGGTGATTTCAAAACTGATGtttatatttgaacattttaaattaaaatgaacagtcTGAAATGtacatgacattattatttgtatttatctgAGGCTTTAAAAATTCATCTGGAGCTCCGTAAATGGtcttaaaaacagaaatcacatAACTTTCCCAGCTCCTAAACTTAAAATCAGggtttgataaaaaaatataacttaCATCAGAGTTTttcctaattaaaaaaaaaagttttaatattgAACTCTCCATTTATGATGCTCAGACTGTGTCTCAGTTCCATATAACATTCATAGCAGGTTTGAGTGAGTAATCTGTCCTCGATGGAAAAGTGACAATATATGCATATTAAATATGCTGAATTTTTGAGCTGACTGATGAATGAGCTCCCACTCAATATTTTAAACCTCATCTAAAAACCTGTTTAATCTCAGGCTTTAATTTACGTCTCCtagtccattttttttcttatacttCAATAAAATTAACTTGTCTttgatttaaatacttttataaatacattttcaaacttaCCACTGTACATaaatttttacttatttatttatgatgcaCAATGTAATGTCCAAAAGAAATGAAGGAGCTGCTTACAGctccaaaatatgaaaaacaaaatgcgtGTTGATGAAACAGCTACAGACAGATCTCAGAAAGTAAagaatatatgtgtgtttaatCTTAATTTTGGCTTCTCTTAATTTTGATTAGTAGCAtcattgaaatatttcagaaatagCAGGTTAATATCTTTGGCTCATATCTTGTATTATTTCTTGTGTGTATGAAACAGCACCGGCAGGGTTTCTTTAAATACTGAATCActcattgatttatttatttattggcctaaatgtaataaaacctTAATATATTGAGTCTAAATATCCTCCTTAACTCCTCCGTCTGGCTGTTGAACAGCGTCAGTACTACAATAAAGGCTCGGATCAAGAGAGATTCTGGGAGAAAGTCATGAGTTCAGATTTatagttttttaaattaactctGAAATCAGGATTAATTAAAGGTAAATCATGCATTGCGAGGGCccaaatgtatttctttatgatgcatttttacacaatttacagggttttaaaaggtttttttttttttgcatctcaACCTATTAAGGAACATTTGGTTCAGCAGTTTATGTAAAGTCCTAAAGAATGACTAAACAAGGACAAAGATTTCGGAAGATGCTTTGAAAAAGGTACCCGAGCGTAGTCGAGGTATCTGTAGAGGAAACGACGACTCAGAGTGGTGATCCTGGAGAACACCGTCCTCCACTGTACGTAGTTTGCTACAGTCCTgaagagagagcgaaagagagaggacAATTAATTGAAGCCTACATGTAATCTTATTATATGTTATAATGTACCTATAATGAGATAAAGAAGCCCCAAGCCCCAGTGTCTGTTCAtctgttgtatgtgtgtgtgtgtgtgtgtgtgtgtgtgtgttaatgtgtataCCTGGGGTCTGTGCTGTTAATGAGCTTGAAAAG
This DNA window, taken from Seriola aureovittata isolate HTS-2021-v1 ecotype China chromosome 20, ASM2101889v1, whole genome shotgun sequence, encodes the following:
- the phex gene encoding phosphate-regulating neutral endopeptidase PHEX → MELERLGGGGVKPERGNTRLYRIALAMCVCLCAVLLLALILVSQKSSQEEFCLSPECIEAAGSILSKMDRSVDPCEDFYSFSCGGWLKENPIPEDSSSYGIYPWLRQHVDIQLKELLEAPSAPDELEAVTKAKILYRSCINEAVLEKVDSKPMLKTLRQAEFRWPVVGEGLGGEYQWSAAQWNLLKTVAEMRNQHSKSVLIRLYVSPDDKNSSLHIIKLDQASLSLPSREDYITNTSSAQAYRAALLSLMVDTAVMLGAPEKAALTQMEKALAFETKLAHILIPYENRTSENMYNRYTLSRLQRSIPQFDWLGFVKAVVESKSDPSRSIPSSEPVIVRAPQYFKELFKLINSTDPRTVANYVQWRTVFSRITTLSRRFLYRYLDYARVTTGTTSLTPRWDKCVNYVENSLVYAAGRLFVNTHFQEDKKHMMEELIKGIRWAFIDILQKENEWMDQPTKNRAIDKAHAVLAKVGYPEFILNDTYLNEDLKELKFDETDYYGNVMQTLKMIAQIDIAWLRKSVPRTEWFTNPTTVNAFYSSSTNQIRFPAGELQKPFFWGREYPRALSYGAIGVIVGHELTHGFDNNGRKYDKNGNLDQWWSNSSVTAFNEKTQCMIEQYNGYHWEEAGLNVRGKRTLAENIADNGGIREAFRAYRRWVDESRGGVEEPLLPGVGLNNNQLFFLSYAHVRCNSYRPEAARDQIQSGAHSPPKYRVVGAMSNYEEFRKVFSCPESSVMNRGAKSCRVW